TTTTTCACTATGACGTCATATTAGTGGCAAAGGGTGTCCATGCCAGCACAACCTTTTTTATCAAGCCATAGCTAGGCTTTTTCGCACTTGTGCTTGTTCCAACATTTATTTAGGACGCTTTGTGAAGCTTTTGAAACATAATTTGGTAAGACTGGACATGTTCGCACGATGCTATCGATGCATCCTGCACGAATTGCATAAATCCAGGAATTgtaattaaaaaaaaaatcaaagcggAAAGTTTTTGGACGTTTTGGTCCTAAACCCTAGCTAACTCATTTGCATGCATGCACAGCATTCCATTTGGCTTTGATTTGTTCTCACGTCTGAACATGAATGCTTTTGTGCATGCAGACTGGCTAAGTCACGAGCTCATGCCAGTCTAAAAACCAAAATCAAAGACAAATCGCGAGTGACATGGGAGAAAGCCAAAAAGACACAATGATAGCCGTTAAGACTGAGACGAGCCACGTTAACATTTTCTGACGGGATTTGGGGCTGTCGGTGGAAATTGTGGAGGCATTCACATACACGTGTATTTCTCACAGCCAGAACCCCTCCGTGTAAACTCACAGCAAGAACCCCTCCGTGTAGACCCGACGCGGCCGTTTCCCCCCTCCCCAGGTGTCGGCGGCAGCGCCATCTGTGAAGGGGGCCACACCTCGGAGACGCGTGCCGCCTCTTCGGACATGCCGCCACACCGTACGACATGTATGAGGGGCCGGTCCGACGCTCCGGTGCCATTGCTACCCCTAGGGGCCCCGTCCCGCCTAACCCTGTAACAGTCGAACACGAGATTTAGCCTTTGACTTTTTGTGAGGGGGCACACCTCGGACGTGACGAGGGTCACACTTCGGAGACACGTGCCGGGCTTTTGCAACCGTCACAACACTTGTGTAGGCATAGCTGTTTTTTATTTTAACAAAGTATAAGGACCTATCTTCAAAAGAATATGATGACACATTATTAAGGTATTCGAAAAAAGTACAAAATACATATATAttcataaaatatatatatatatatatatatatatatatttacatATGGTACATGTAAGTTAATCAAATAATaatacataaaaaaataaaaattatacataaaaataataacatataaatatatatatatatatatatgtgtgtgtatatataactATGTCGACGGTAGATACGGCCAGGGTAGGTGGTCGGCGCGCTTCGGATCGATGACGTGACAGATATGCCGACGGCAGCTGTCGACATATCTACTGGTCGGTGCGCCCCGGATCGTTGACGTGGGCATGCGTATCTATGCCGACGGCCAACCGTCCAGCCGGCTGCATAGATTCGACGGTGTTAGCCCGCCGTCGTGGGGTGGTCGCCCGGCCCATATTTATGCCGACGGCGACTGTAGGCGTACTATTCTCTAGACCGGCGGCCTTACTTTGCCGACGGACGCCGTCGACATAGATGGAGATATGCTGACGGCTTTCTGTGCCGACGCTTTTTCCAAGCCGTCGGCATAGCTCCAACTATGCCGACATCTATGCCGACGGCTCCGACAAAAAACCGTCGGCGTAGGCTGTTATTCCGATAGTGAATCACGAATGACATGGGAGAAGGCCAAAAAGACACAATGATAGCCGTTAAGACTGAGACGAGCTGTGTTAACATTTTTTGACGGGAGTTCGGGCTGTCGGTGGAAATtgtggaggcattcatatagaagaCGTGTCTTTCTCTGACTGGACCAAAAATGTCTTGGCATCTTATCATCTCCTCGCAAGGCAGAATCGAACATGGTTTGAAGGAGACGCCAGTCCTTTGAAGTTCAGCGTCATGCTGCAGGGGAATCAAAGACGACTCCGACCGGTCATCATGCATGGAATCGATTGACTTGACCGACTTTGGCAGGCATCCGCGCTGGTGGTCGCAACTTCTCAACGTGAAACTGGTGGATCCGTGTTTGTAGGCACGTACTGAGGAAAACTGACACCGGCATGGATTTACATGTAGCAAGGTACAGGCTAGCAAGCTTTTATAGGGCTCGATGCACCGTTcaagcatccatccatccatccatccattgcAATGGCGCAAATAACCATCTCAGCAGTAGCAATAGCGGCAGCGGCACTGATACTAGTGCCGATGTTCACTTTCATCAGTAGAGGATCAGTGGCAGCAGCGGGTGATCCGAGCCCGGTGCTACCTCCGATGGGGATGCCGGGCTGCGTCACGTTCTGCGGCGAAGTGGAGGTGCCGTACCCGTTCGGCATTGGCGCGGACGCCAGCTGCTACCTGCCGGGCTTCAACCTCACCTGCGAAAACAATGTCGGCTCAAGCCCACGGCTGCTGCTCGACGACGGCACTATTCAAGTCTTCAACATCTTCAACCTCGATTCAGGGGGCTACATGAACGTCAAACGCAATGGTGACGTTAAAATCGACGTCGACGCCCatggcaatggcaagggcacgttCAGCAAGGGCCTTAGGCTCCACGGACCGTACATGTTGCTAACCATGTCGTCCCTCAGGAGCCAACTCATCCTGACGGGCTGCAATGTGGAGGCGACGGTGAAGAGTGGCAACGTCACCGTCGCCAGTTGCACCTCGCTATGTGATGACACAGCAGACTATGAAATCAGCGTGATCGACCGATGCTCCGGCGGCAGCACAGGCTGCTGCTGCGCGAACATCATCTCGCCGTACTACCACGACGATGGACGCAGCCAAGTTTACAGCACCAGCAACACCGCATATGACGTGCTGCTCAGACGGTTGGGTAGTTGGAACCGGGACAGATTCCCGGTGCGTGTGTTTGTCGCCCAACGTGGGTGGTTCGACAACACCTCCGTCTCAAACGACATGCTACAGACTGGCCGACCTCCATCAAAAGAGACAATGGAAGTTCCCATTTGGCTGACCTGGGAGATTGTTGGCCATCCTAACAGCAGCACCATCTGCAAGAGCAACCACAGCGAACCCATAAACGGCACAAGAAGAGGAGGCTATACGTGCGTCTGCAAAGTGGGTTACAGaggcaatccctacctcacggacggGTGCAAAGGTATGCATATGTCGTTACGAAaaccttaattttcataattttatgGAAAAAGTCTGAAATAAACCTTGATAGAGGATGGATTTGTATATACTATATGTAGATATCGATGAGTGCGAGTGGCCACTAGAAAACACTCCCAAATGCTACGGTCAATGCATCAATACGGAAGGATCTTTCACGTGTCGGTGCCCTCCAGGAACCACTGGCGACTTCACCATACCCGGTGGCTGCGTCAACACTACTATCGCTATGGCAGGTACGTTGTTTGTAACATGCAGTTTTTCCCTTCTCCCTGTAATCATATTTAGCAATTCTCCTTACACACATGCATCAGACTCTATGCATGGTTCTGCAAAAGATTTCTCTCGAGccatagaaagaaaaaagaataacTGTTTCCTGCTAAGGGCATGTACTACAACGCTATTTCTGATACATTGTTCCTGTCATTTGTACACAAGCAATGTTATaagctactactccctccgtcacggtttagaaggcacgcttaAAACTCTCAAGAACCAAGGtagtcatcgattggttgtgagatgtagcaggtgtagatgctaatgcgcctaattaACTGAGAAAATAAGTGTTCGATGTTCCCATAGCTGAGTTAATAACCAGCacatgcatgagtagtactagtatTAATTAATAGGAGTAATTGCCTTCGTGCCTTAAATCTTGTCTATTTTAAAAGAGCACGCAAGTTTAACTATGTCTTTTAAACCGTGATGGAGGTAGTAGTACCAATCCTATTTGTCGACTCCTGCACCGCTCCTGCACTACTCCTGCAGCGCCCTGCATTGCCGACAATTGTGCCTCTCGTCGCTCACCCGGTCAACCCACGCTCGCCGCACCTTCCTATGTTGTGCACGTACATTGATCCATAGCCATAGGTCCAGTGATGCTCCGGTAACAAAAGACCACCCACCACCACCTCACCACACCATCGGCCTTGTCTTGGTGCGGGATGGGCGGTGGCCTCAGGCTCAACCGCGGCCAGCAACTTCGATAGCAGTCACTGGCTCGGCCCGGGGCAGGACAGGCGACAGCCTTAGGCTCGGCCGCAGCCGGCAACGATGACTGCGGCCTCTGTCTTGATCCGGGGCAGGACGGGCAGCGGCCTCAGGCTCAATCGCGGCTGGCTATGGCGATGGTGGACACTTCTTCGCCCCATGATGGGTGAGCCAAAAGGGATTGAGGAGCGGCGTTGTGGGGAATGCTGGGTCCGTCTCGTCGGAGTGAGCCGAtggtgaggatgagaaatacgttgggaggaaggagaggaggaaggagataaGATACAGGTGGGCCATCATCCACCTCAACAAGCCAGGACAGGAGGAAGGGATGGTGATGCTCTAGGGGCAGGACAGTGGCACACAATAGTGTATGCAAGGGTACATACGACACaccggccctgtttggatactttaACTCAGTTAGTTGGGTTCGATTCTAACCTGAACTAACCTAAACTAAGTCTAACCAGAGAGGTGTTTGAATGACATGGTTATTGGATTGACAATAAATGCTCTTTCTTAGTCATTTGGCTACTTTAGACCCTATTTCCTGTCGAATTCGGTGTGGTCGGCTCTTGTGTAGCCTCCTCCGTGACCAGCTGCCGTCGACGATGAGCCTCCAAAGTTCAGTCGCCGGGCGTAGGGTGGGCGATAGGGAGGAGCCCGGAGCCCCTCCCACGGCCATGGAGGACCTTGTCGTCGTCACTTTGGAGGAGGCCTCCATAGAGCCCAAGCCCCGAGAACCGCTCCGACATCGGCGCTTGGGAGTTGAGGTCGATACCGGCGTGGGTAGCGGGGCCGCTTGCCGACGGTTGCGAACCCCACACGTCAAAATCGTCTCCGTCCATTGCCTGCACCAAAAGCTATCTCAGATTTCCTGTAAGTTCAAAAAATAACACCTACACTGCCTATCACAGAAGGCCATCTGAACAACACATGGAAGGTAATGGAAATTACACCGGAGCATCTTGATTTGGGCGCACTTTGACAGAGCCACAGAGAAGGTAATTGGGAACGTATTGCTAAGATCCAGCATGGTGCACGGATAGACATTCCATTCTTCGCACTGATTCCAACATCAAGCAGAAATGGAACAGACCAAACAACGAACACCGCCACGAACCGTGCTGGTGGATCAGATTATGGAAGGTCATAGGCGCTCCTTGCACTGGCGGAGCGAGCCCTGGCCATGAGTTTCGCTGTCCGAGGCAAACAAGGAGGCGCCCGCGCAAGGAGCCGCACTGGCCTCTTGCGCAGCCCGCCGGCCGAATCAGTCGTCCGTGCGCAAGGAGCAGCGTTGGCCGAGGCCGACGGGGACGGTACGCGCAAGGAGCCGCGACTGCTTACCGGCGGGCGGACAGGCCGTAGAGAGACGAGGGGGTTGGAATGGGAGGATAGGGCGGGCCGGGGCTGCTTACCGGCGGCGGACGGGGTCGCGGATACGGCGAGGCGCCTTCACAGGCGGtgtgagagggagggagggagaggacgaGAAGCTTCGAGGAAGTGGGGAGTGATCCCCTACAGGGAGAGCGAGAGAAAAAGGTGTACTTTTAGTGGCCCCGACGAAAACTAACCCCAATAAACACCTCTTGAGTGGTTTAGTTTTTtaggtgggttagatgcatctaactcaAATTAACCCTCCTatctaaatatttttaggttAGTTGAGTCCAAACTAACCCAAACTAACTTTAACCCATGAATCCAAACAGGACCACCGCTGCACCTTCCAAGGTAGCCTGCAACTGCGCCATATCGCTAGCACACTGAATCgatgcatctctctctctccctctctccctccctccatcgctccctctctctctccctctctctccattTCTCTCTCCTCTATTACCTAGAAGCTCTGTCCATAACATTGCAATCACGCACATCGTTATCTCTACACGGACTAAATGGATCCATGAAGCCCTCTGGTTCTACTTTTCTATATACACCGGGATTGTACCAGATTTCACTCAAGGAGAGTGAAGGGACATTATAATACATAAATTGACCTCAGGGTAGATACCCGAAGATCTTGCGACAGGGCCGTCTCCTGAAATTTAGGGGCCCGGGACGAAAATCGAACTGAGGTCCTAAATTTTTTTAAATGTTTATTCTTAAATGGCTGTATAACCATGACATATACTTAATTAATTATAGGCTTTAGGTAG
This genomic stretch from Hordeum vulgare subsp. vulgare chromosome 6H, MorexV3_pseudomolecules_assembly, whole genome shotgun sequence harbors:
- the LOC123403249 gene encoding uncharacterized protein LOC123403249 isoform X1 is translated as MAQITISAVAIAAAALILVPMFTFISRGSVAAAGDPSPVLPPMGMPGCVTFCGEVEVPYPFGIGADASCYLPGFNLTCENNVGSSPRLLLDDGTIQVFNIFNLDSGGYMNVKRNGDVKIDVDAHGNGKGTFSKGLRLHGPYMLLTMSSLRSQLILTGCNVEATVKSGNVTVASCTSLCDDTADYEISVIDRCSGGSTGCCCANIISPYYHDDGRSQVYSTSNTAYDVLLRRLGSWNRDRFPVRVFVAQRGWFDNTSVSNDMLQTGRPPSKETMEVPIWLTWEIVGHPNSSTICKSNHSEPINGTRRGGYTCVCKVGYRGNPYLTDGCKDIDECEWPLENTPKCYGQCINTEGSFTCRCPPGTTGDFTIPGGCVNTTIAMADSCMRWCGDVEVPYPFGIGPSNCYSAGFGLVCDKTNDSPLLLLDNGQYQVVNISLLNSTMRVIRTNNLSPHVMLSPSLATEFWDAFPSFLGEEVPYSLSTSNELVLTGCNAHATLVGHNNPAIISGCASFCYYNDTGGVWGQGLSRNGIHGGNSGVGSKYCDGIGCCKARISEAMDGMPKKLDFRWINTNSQIRLPVYAFVAEEGWFDPLGVTGKLMRELDFPKNQTLADAIKVPVLLQWEVLLPHNGSSSGNVSSHPDCEGGDQAAPRDQICKSNHSQCKRGNRGYTCQCKKDYEGNPYVARGCKDVRSKYVRGEQQMLQL
- the LOC123403249 gene encoding uncharacterized protein LOC123403249 isoform X2 — protein: MAQITISAVAIAAAALILVPMFTFISRGSVAAAGDPSPVLPPMGMPGCVTFCGEVEVPYPFGIGADASCYLPGFNLTCENNVGSSPRLLLDDGTIQVFNIFNLDSGGYMNVKRNGDVKIDVDAHGNGKGTFSKGLRLHGPYMLLTMSSLRSQLILTGCNVEATVKSGNVTVASCTSLCDDTADYEISVIDRCSGGSTGCCCANIISPYYHDDGRSQVYSTSNTAYDVLLRRLGSWNRDRFPVRVFVAQRGWFDNTSVSNDMLQTGRPPSKETMEVPIWLTWEIVGHPNSSTICKSNHSEPINGTRRGGYTCVCKVGYRGNPYLTDGCKDIDECEWPLENTPKCYGQCINTEGSFTCRCPPGTTGDFTIPGGCVNTTIAMADSCMRWCGDVEVPYPFGIGPSNCYSAGFGLVCDKTNDSPLLLLDNGQYQVVNISLLNSTMRVIRTNNLSPHVMLSPSLATEFWDAFPSFLGEEVPYSLSTSNELVLTGCNAHATLVGHNNPAIISGCASFCYYNDTGGVWGQGLSRNGIHGGNSGVGSKYCDGIGCCKARISEAMDGMPKKLDFRWINTNSQIRLPVYAFVAEEGWFDPLGVTGKLMRELDFPKNQTLADAIKVPVLLQWEVLLPHNGSSSGNVSSHPDCEGGDQAAPRDQICKSNHSQCKRGNRGYTCQCKKDYEGNPYVARGCKDVRSKYVRGKGLDEV